One window from the genome of Paracoccus marcusii encodes:
- a CDS encoding DUF2147 domain-containing protein, which translates to MRHIILAATFALAAGAASADPIEGVWQTQPDEGAFAHVTVSPCGGAFCGTITRTYRDTAEYQSPNLGRQIVIDMAPQGGGNYAGRVWRPSNDKIYAGKASVAGDRMSLSGCIAGGLLCSSQTWVRVQ; encoded by the coding sequence ATGCGTCACATCATTCTGGCCGCCACGTTCGCGCTGGCTGCAGGGGCGGCCAGCGCCGACCCGATCGAAGGGGTCTGGCAGACCCAACCCGACGAGGGCGCGTTCGCCCATGTCACCGTCTCGCCCTGCGGCGGCGCATTCTGCGGCACGATCACCCGGACCTATCGCGACACGGCCGAATACCAGTCGCCCAACCTGGGCCGCCAGATCGTCATCGACATGGCACCCCAGGGCGGTGGCAACTATGCGGGTCGCGTCTGGCGGCCGTCCAACGACAAGATCTATGCCGGCAAGGCCTCGGTCGCGGGCGACCGGATGAGCCTGTCGGGCTGCATCGCCGGTGGCCTGCTGTGCAGCAGCCAGACCTGGGTGCGAGTGCAGTAG
- a CDS encoding ABC transporter ATP-binding protein: MIYLQNLCKTYTLNGKHKVVADDITAIFPSGVSVALLGRNGAGKSSLLRMISGAMLPSSGKVLSTGTISWPVGFAGSFSGELTGEQNCRFVARIYGVDTEELLYFVQDFAELGDHFKLPIRTYSSGMRSRLAFGLSMAVPFDTYLVDEVSAVGDAAFRTKSNRVFNERMSNAGAIVVAHSMGMLRETCHAGAVLEQGKLTFYPDLEDAIAAHMVNMQQAQTG; this comes from the coding sequence ATGATCTATCTGCAGAACCTCTGCAAGACCTACACGCTGAACGGCAAGCACAAGGTGGTGGCCGACGACATCACCGCGATCTTTCCGTCCGGTGTGTCGGTCGCGCTGCTGGGGCGCAACGGCGCGGGCAAGTCGTCGCTGCTGCGGATGATCTCGGGGGCCATGCTGCCGTCGTCGGGCAAGGTGCTGTCCACGGGGACGATCAGCTGGCCGGTGGGCTTTGCCGGTTCGTTCAGCGGAGAGCTGACGGGAGAGCAGAACTGCCGCTTTGTCGCGCGCATCTATGGCGTGGACACCGAGGAGCTGCTGTACTTCGTCCAGGATTTCGCCGAACTGGGCGATCACTTCAAGCTGCCGATCCGCACCTATTCCTCGGGGATGCGGTCCCGCCTGGCCTTCGGCCTGTCGATGGCGGTTCCCTTCGACACCTACCTGGTGGACGAGGTCTCGGCCGTGGGCGACGCGGCCTTCCGCACCAAGTCAAACCGCGTGTTCAACGAACGCATGTCGAATGCCGGGGCTATCGTGGTCGCGCATTCGATGGGAATGCTGCGCGAGACCTGCCACGCAGGGGCGGTTCTGGAACAGGGCAAGCTGACCTTCTATCCCGACCTGGAAGACGCCATCGCGGCGCATATGGTCAACATGCAGCAGGCCCAGACAGGCTGA
- a CDS encoding phosphoribosyl-ATP diphosphatase, producing MTALHRLAATVLDRKTADPDSSWTARLLAKGPEKCAEKFGEEAVEAIIEAVKGDRARLTAEAADVMFHLLVMLAARDITLEDVEAELTRREGTSGLAEKAARPGA from the coding sequence ATGACCGCCCTGCACCGCCTGGCCGCGACCGTCCTAGACCGCAAGACCGCCGACCCCGACAGCAGCTGGACCGCCAGACTGCTGGCCAAGGGCCCCGAGAAATGTGCGGAGAAGTTCGGCGAGGAGGCCGTCGAGGCGATCATCGAGGCGGTCAAGGGCGACCGCGCCCGCCTAACCGCCGAGGCCGCCGACGTGATGTTCCACCTGCTGGTCATGCTGGCCGCGCGCGACATCACGCTGGAGGACGTCGAGGCGGAGCTGACGCGGCGCGAAGGCACCTCTGGCCTTGCGGAAAAGGCCGCGCGCCCCGGCGCCTGA
- a CDS encoding NADH:ubiquinone oxidoreductase subunit NDUFA12 — protein MSFLLRFLTWWNSQTLNTQFWTWRNGVKVGEDAAGNIFYKTKDGKRRWVIYKSESEASQISPEWHGWLHHTWNEAPTELAVPRKAWEQPHQANLTGTPGAYVPAGSLYRAAPAVRSDYDAWRPE, from the coding sequence ATGTCGTTCCTGCTGCGCTTTCTGACCTGGTGGAACAGCCAGACGCTGAACACTCAGTTCTGGACCTGGCGCAACGGCGTCAAGGTTGGTGAGGATGCGGCCGGAAACATCTTCTACAAGACCAAGGACGGCAAGCGCCGTTGGGTCATCTATAAATCCGAATCCGAGGCCAGTCAGATTTCGCCGGAATGGCACGGCTGGCTGCACCACACCTGGAACGAGGCGCCGACCGAACTGGCCGTCCCGCGCAAGGCGTGGGAACAGCCGCACCAGGCCAACCTGACCGGCACGCCGGGCGCCTATGTGCCGGCCGGGTCGCTGTATCGCGCGGCACCCGCGGTGCGCAGCGATTATGACGCGTGGCGCCCGGAATAG
- a CDS encoding NAD-dependent epimerase/dehydratase family protein, protein MKIIVLGGDGFCGWPTALHLSARGHDVVIVDNLSRRKIDVELEVASLTPIRPLGERVRAWAEVTGNHIRTEDLTVGQDYDRLLALLERERPDAIVHFAEQRAAPYSMKSARHKRYTVNNNLNATHDVLAAIVESGQDIHLVHLGTMGVYGYGTAGMKIPEGYLDVTVQTAQGPHDQQILYPANPGSIYHMTKTQDALFFFYYNKNDGLRITDLHQGIVWGTQTAETQMDERLINRFDYDGDYGTVLNRFLMQAAIGYPMTVHGTGGQTRAFIHIQDTCRCIELAIANPPKRGDRVQILNQMTETHRVRDLARMISDRTGTEVAFQKNPRNEADENDLHVVNDSFLGLGLQPITLAEGLLSEVRDIARKYSDRCDRDKIPCVSQWRAAQAAE, encoded by the coding sequence ATGAAGATCATCGTTCTGGGCGGAGACGGTTTCTGCGGCTGGCCCACGGCCCTGCACCTGTCCGCCCGCGGTCACGACGTCGTGATCGTCGACAACCTCTCGCGTCGCAAGATCGATGTCGAGTTGGAGGTCGCCTCCCTGACGCCGATCCGCCCCCTGGGCGAGCGCGTCCGTGCCTGGGCCGAGGTGACCGGCAACCACATCCGGACCGAGGATCTGACCGTCGGTCAGGATTACGACCGGCTGCTGGCGCTGTTGGAGCGTGAACGGCCCGACGCGATCGTGCATTTCGCCGAACAGCGTGCGGCGCCCTATTCCATGAAATCGGCCCGCCACAAGCGGTACACCGTGAACAACAACCTGAACGCGACGCATGACGTGCTGGCCGCGATCGTCGAATCGGGTCAGGACATCCATCTGGTGCACCTGGGCACGATGGGCGTCTATGGCTACGGCACCGCCGGCATGAAGATCCCCGAAGGCTATCTGGACGTGACCGTGCAGACCGCACAGGGACCCCATGACCAGCAGATCCTGTACCCGGCCAATCCGGGCAGCATCTATCACATGACCAAGACCCAGGATGCGCTGTTCTTCTTCTACTACAACAAGAACGACGGCCTGCGGATCACCGACCTGCATCAGGGCATCGTCTGGGGCACGCAGACGGCCGAAACGCAGATGGACGAACGGTTGATCAACCGGTTCGATTACGATGGAGACTATGGCACGGTGCTGAACCGGTTCCTGATGCAGGCGGCCATCGGCTATCCGATGACCGTGCACGGAACGGGCGGCCAGACGCGCGCCTTCATCCACATTCAGGACACGTGCCGCTGCATCGAACTGGCCATCGCGAACCCGCCCAAACGCGGCGACCGGGTACAGATCCTGAACCAGATGACCGAGACGCACCGCGTTCGCGACCTGGCGCGGATGATCTCGGACCGCACGGGGACCGAGGTCGCGTTCCAGAAGAACCCCCGCAACGAGGCTGACGAGAACGACCTGCATGTCGTCAACGACAGCTTTCTGGGGCTGGGCCTGCAGCCGATCACCCTGGCCGAGGGTCTGCTGTCAGAGGTCCGTGACATCGCCCGCAAATACTCCGACCGCTGCGACCGCGACAAGATCCCCTGCGTATCTCAGTGGCGCGCGGCGCAGGCGGCAGAATAG
- a CDS encoding sugar transporter, which produces MVHRPGQGAGQQVIRPGQHNPQMQARIQAAMQQPVLPPAGPARLHRRHYGMAISFVLMVIIPVLLSAVYIYTRASDQYASYVGFSVRSESAPSPADVLGGLGSLVGVTSSSTSDTDILYKFIQSRDLVERVNARIDLREVWSKAPGDPIFGFNGGPSLEDLVEEWERKVRIHYDSGMIDLRILAFDPVDAQTIANAILEEGGILINRLNDIAREDALRYARDELDRAQDRLREARQEVTEFRNRYQLVDPVADVQGQIGVVTSLQQQLAEQLVGLGLLQANAQPEDPRIGQAELRIQVIRDQIEAERQKFGSTGGEEALSDVVGQFEILTVDRQFAEATYTAALAGFETARAEAVRQSRYLAPYIRPTLAQEAEFPERAKLLLMIAGFLTVLWVIGSLIFYSLRDRR; this is translated from the coding sequence ATGGTCCATCGCCCCGGTCAGGGCGCAGGCCAGCAGGTGATCCGCCCCGGCCAGCACAATCCGCAGATGCAGGCCCGCATCCAGGCCGCGATGCAGCAGCCCGTTCTGCCCCCGGCCGGTCCGGCGCGCCTGCATCGGCGCCATTACGGCATGGCCATCAGCTTTGTCCTGATGGTGATCATTCCTGTCCTCCTCAGCGCCGTGTACATCTATACGCGCGCATCGGACCAGTACGCGTCCTATGTCGGCTTCTCGGTCCGCAGCGAATCCGCGCCCAGCCCGGCGGACGTTCTGGGTGGGCTGGGGTCTCTGGTGGGGGTCACGTCCAGTTCGACCAGCGACACCGACATCCTCTACAAGTTCATCCAGAGCCGTGACCTGGTCGAACGGGTCAATGCCCGCATCGACCTGCGCGAGGTCTGGTCCAAGGCCCCGGGCGATCCGATCTTCGGTTTCAACGGCGGGCCGTCGCTGGAGGACCTGGTCGAGGAATGGGAGCGGAAGGTCCGCATCCATTACGATTCCGGGATGATCGACCTGCGCATCCTGGCCTTCGATCCTGTCGATGCCCAGACCATCGCCAACGCGATCCTGGAAGAGGGCGGCATCCTGATCAACCGCCTGAACGACATCGCCCGCGAGGATGCCCTGCGCTATGCCCGCGACGAGCTGGATCGGGCGCAGGATCGCCTGCGCGAGGCCCGCCAGGAGGTGACCGAGTTCCGCAATCGCTATCAGCTGGTGGACCCGGTGGCCGACGTGCAGGGTCAGATCGGCGTCGTCACATCGCTGCAGCAGCAACTGGCCGAACAGCTGGTCGGCCTGGGCCTGCTGCAGGCGAACGCGCAGCCCGAGGACCCGCGGATCGGCCAGGCCGAACTGCGCATTCAGGTCATCCGCGACCAGATCGAGGCCGAGCGCCAGAAGTTCGGGTCGACCGGCGGCGAGGAGGCCCTGTCCGATGTCGTCGGCCAGTTCGAGATCCTGACCGTCGACCGGCAGTTCGCCGAGGCCACCTATACCGCGGCCCTTGCCGGCTTCGAGACCGCGCGGGCCGAGGCCGTGCGCCAGTCGCGCTATCTGGCACCGTACATCCGCCCGACGCTTGCACAGGAGGCCGAGTTCCCCGAACGCGCCAAGCTGCTGCTGATGATCGCAGGGTTCCTGACGGTGCTGTGGGTGATCGGCAGCCTGATCTTCTACAGCCTGCGCGACCGGCGATGA
- the accB gene encoding acetyl-CoA carboxylase biotin carboxyl carrier protein, which translates to MSNDSHHDKHHEGDVAFIRSLAELLNSSELNEIQVKREYGEHDRLTVSLTKQGKQVVYAQSPAAPSAPAPQASAPAPAAATAPASAAASADPASLPGAVTSPMVGTAYLSAEPGAAAFVTVGQTVAEGDTLMIVEAMKTMNHIPAPRAGTVRRILVDDGNPVEFGTPLMIVE; encoded by the coding sequence ATGAGCAACGATTCCCACCACGACAAGCATCACGAGGGCGACGTGGCCTTCATCCGCTCGCTGGCCGAGCTGCTGAACTCCAGCGAACTGAACGAGATCCAGGTCAAGCGCGAATACGGCGAGCATGACCGCCTGACGGTCAGCCTGACCAAGCAGGGCAAGCAGGTCGTCTATGCCCAGAGCCCCGCGGCGCCCTCCGCCCCGGCACCGCAGGCATCCGCCCCGGCGCCCGCCGCGGCCACTGCGCCCGCCTCTGCCGCGGCCAGCGCCGATCCGGCCAGCCTGCCCGGCGCCGTGACCTCGCCCATGGTGGGCACCGCCTATCTGTCGGCTGAGCCCGGCGCCGCGGCCTTTGTCACCGTCGGTCAGACTGTGGCCGAGGGCGACACGCTGATGATCGTCGAGGCCATGAAGACGATGAACCACATTCCCGCGCCCCGCGCGGGCACGGTGCGTCGCATCCTGGTCGATGACGGCAACCCGGTCGAATTCGGCACCCCCCTGATGATCGTCGAGTAA
- a CDS encoding alpha/beta fold hydrolase encodes MPMISAKDGTQLYVKDWGQGRPVVLIHGWPLTADSWETQALGLAEAGYRVVSYDRRGFGRSEQPWNGYDYDTLSDDLAAVIDELELTDAAIIGFSMGGGEVARYVSRHGAKGASWLGFISSVAPGLLKSDANPDGAPADLFEGMRDGLRKDRPAFLQDFAKQFYGQGLLGGVSQAVLDWTQGMAMMASPRATIECVTAFGMTDFTADVAQINLPTLVVHGTADKIVPIAATAHRMAKMVPSAKLIEYDNAPHGLAATHGERLLDDLKAFLA; translated from the coding sequence ATGCCGATGATTTCCGCGAAAGATGGCACGCAGCTTTACGTCAAGGACTGGGGGCAGGGCCGCCCGGTCGTCCTGATTCATGGCTGGCCGCTGACCGCAGACAGCTGGGAGACGCAGGCCCTGGGCCTGGCCGAGGCGGGCTATCGCGTCGTCAGCTATGACCGCCGCGGATTCGGCCGGTCCGAACAGCCTTGGAACGGCTATGATTACGACACGCTGTCGGACGATCTGGCCGCGGTGATCGACGAACTGGAACTGACCGACGCGGCCATCATCGGATTTTCCATGGGCGGCGGAGAGGTCGCCCGCTATGTCTCGCGCCACGGCGCAAAGGGGGCCAGCTGGTTAGGGTTCATCTCGTCTGTCGCGCCGGGGCTGCTGAAATCCGACGCCAATCCCGACGGTGCCCCCGCCGACCTGTTCGAAGGGATGCGCGACGGGCTGCGCAAGGACCGTCCGGCCTTCCTGCAGGATTTCGCCAAGCAGTTCTATGGCCAGGGCCTTCTGGGCGGCGTCAGTCAGGCCGTTCTGGACTGGACGCAGGGCATGGCGATGATGGCCAGTCCCCGCGCCACGATCGAATGCGTGACAGCGTTTGGGATGACCGATTTCACCGCGGACGTGGCGCAGATCAACCTGCCCACGCTGGTCGTGCATGGCACGGCAGACAAGATCGTGCCCATCGCCGCCACCGCGCACCGGATGGCCAAGATGGTCCCGAGCGCAAAACTGATCGAATACGACAACGCCCCGCACGGACTGGCCGCCACGCATGGCGAGCGGCTGCTGGACGACCTCAAGGCGTTTCTGGCCTGA
- a CDS encoding outer membrane lipid asymmetry maintenance protein MlaD, whose protein sequence is MSADIAHGTEARAELIAGGIVLAVAAGFLAWAAQGQWGGGSGYPLIASFPDVDGVAVGTEVRLAGVRIGRVSEIRLNPQTYLADAVLTIPNDIALPTDSAALIQSDGLLGGAYIQLQPGGAVDNLAPGDEIEDVQGAVSLLQLMLKFVDSQSADESAP, encoded by the coding sequence ATGTCCGCCGACATCGCCCATGGGACCGAGGCGCGTGCCGAACTGATAGCCGGTGGCATCGTCCTTGCGGTCGCCGCGGGCTTTCTTGCTTGGGCGGCGCAGGGCCAATGGGGCGGCGGATCGGGTTATCCGCTGATCGCATCTTTTCCGGATGTCGACGGGGTCGCGGTCGGGACAGAGGTCCGTTTAGCCGGTGTTCGTATCGGCCGCGTCAGTGAGATTCGGTTGAACCCGCAGACCTATCTGGCCGATGCGGTCCTGACGATCCCAAACGACATCGCGCTGCCCACGGACAGTGCCGCACTGATCCAGTCCGACGGACTGCTGGGCGGCGCATACATCCAGCTGCAGCCCGGCGGCGCGGTGGACAATCTTGCCCCAGGGGACGAGATCGAGGATGTGCAGGGCGCGGTCAGTTTGCTGCAGCTGATGCTGAAATTCGTCGACAGCCAATCGGCCGATGAGTCCGCGCCGTGA
- a CDS encoding DUF2155 domain-containing protein, with the protein MATPLAAQDTVRASGAMLRGLDKVSGRTTDLPLQIGQAVRYGRLEIRLGECRYPAGDPSSDAFAQLTITDLRQNATVFSGWMIASSPALSALDDARYDVWVMSCQG; encoded by the coding sequence ATGGCAACACCCTTGGCCGCACAGGATACCGTGCGCGCATCGGGCGCGATGCTGCGGGGTCTGGACAAGGTGTCGGGGCGGACGACGGACCTGCCGCTTCAGATCGGTCAGGCCGTCCGTTACGGGCGGTTGGAGATCAGGCTGGGCGAATGCCGCTATCCTGCAGGCGATCCCAGCTCGGACGCCTTCGCGCAGCTGACCATCACCGACCTGCGGCAGAACGCGACGGTCTTCAGCGGCTGGATGATCGCCAGCTCGCCCGCGCTGTCGGCGCTGGATGACGCGCGCTACGATGTCTGGGTCATGTCCTGTCAGGGCTGA
- the hisA gene encoding 1-(5-phosphoribosyl)-5-[(5-phosphoribosylamino)methylideneamino]imidazole-4-carboxamide isomerase, translating to MILYPAIDLKDGNCVRLLRGDMEAATVFGTDPAAQARAFQDAGAEWLHLVDLNGAFEGKPVNAAAVEAILAATNIPTQLGGGIRDMATIESWLERGLTRVILGTVAVENPDLVREAADAFPGRIAVGIDARAGKVATRGWATETDVNATDLARRFQDVGVAAIIYTDIDRDGAMGGPNIHATEALARAVMIPVIASGGVSSLADLKALDDTKVIAGAISGRALYDGALDLRQALAALA from the coding sequence ATGATCCTCTATCCCGCCATCGACCTGAAGGACGGCAACTGCGTGCGCCTGCTGCGCGGCGACATGGAGGCCGCGACCGTCTTCGGCACCGATCCCGCGGCCCAGGCCCGTGCGTTCCAGGATGCGGGTGCCGAATGGCTGCACCTGGTCGACCTGAACGGCGCCTTCGAGGGCAAGCCTGTGAATGCCGCGGCGGTCGAGGCGATCCTGGCGGCCACCAACATCCCCACCCAGCTGGGCGGCGGCATCCGTGACATGGCGACGATCGAATCCTGGCTGGAGCGCGGCCTGACCCGCGTGATCCTGGGCACCGTCGCGGTCGAGAATCCCGACCTGGTGCGCGAGGCCGCCGACGCCTTTCCCGGCCGCATCGCGGTCGGTATCGACGCCCGCGCAGGCAAAGTCGCGACGCGGGGCTGGGCCACGGAAACCGACGTGAACGCCACCGACCTGGCCCGCCGGTTCCAGGACGTGGGCGTCGCCGCAATCATCTATACCGACATCGACCGCGATGGCGCGATGGGCGGCCCCAACATCCACGCGACCGAGGCGCTGGCCCGCGCCGTCATGATTCCGGTGATCGCATCCGGTGGAGTCTCGTCGCTGGCCGACCTGAAGGCGCTTGACGACACCAAGGTGATCGCGGGCGCGATCTCGGGGCGGGCGCTTTACGACGGCGCGCTGGACCTGCGCCAGGCCCTGGCCGCGCTGGCCTGA
- the aat gene encoding leucyl/phenylalanyl-tRNA--protein transferase, whose amino-acid sequence MLTPAQLLTGYARGVFPMAESADDDRLYWFDPPMRGVLPVGGVHVARSLRRDLRRGGWSAHLDGDFATVVAACADRETTWINAPLADLYQALHGAGHAHAIEIRHDGAFAGGLFGVTLGGAFFGESMVSPRENGSRMALWWLSTHLKRCGFTLFDTQFLTPHLARMGGIEIPRKTYHTRLTAALRRKADIRAAPLPSAEMLAAQP is encoded by the coding sequence ATGCTGACGCCTGCGCAGTTGCTGACCGGTTATGCGCGCGGCGTCTTTCCGATGGCCGAAAGCGCGGATGACGACCGCCTGTACTGGTTCGACCCCCCGATGCGGGGGGTCCTGCCGGTGGGGGGCGTCCATGTCGCGCGCTCTCTGCGGCGAGACCTGCGGCGTGGGGGATGGTCCGCACATCTGGACGGTGATTTCGCAACCGTAGTCGCCGCCTGTGCCGACCGCGAAACGACGTGGATCAACGCTCCGCTGGCGGACCTGTACCAGGCGCTGCACGGCGCGGGCCATGCGCATGCCATCGAGATCCGCCATGACGGGGCCTTCGCGGGCGGTCTGTTCGGCGTGACCCTTGGTGGGGCGTTCTTCGGCGAATCCATGGTTTCGCCCCGCGAGAACGGATCGCGGATGGCGCTGTGGTGGCTGTCGACGCACCTGAAGCGATGCGGCTTCACCTTGTTCGACACGCAGTTCCTGACGCCGCATCTCGCCCGGATGGGTGGGATCGAAATTCCGCGCAAGACCTATCACACGCGGCTGACCGCGGCCCTCCGCCGCAAGGCCGACATCCGTGCGGCGCCACTGCCCTCAGCCGAGATGCTGGCCGCTCAGCCCTGA
- the accC gene encoding acetyl-CoA carboxylase biotin carboxylase subunit: MFDKILIANRGEIALRVIRACREMGIASVAVHSTADADAMHVRMADESVCIGPPSSAQSYLSMPALISACEITGAQAIHPGYGFLSENAGFVQMLEDHGITFIGPRAEHIRIMGDKITAKDTMKALGVPCVPGSDGGVNDVEQAKAVAAQIGYPVIIKATAGGGGRGMKVAENEAGLEVAFRTARSEAKAAFGNPDVYLEKYLQRPRHIEIQVFGDGKGRAVHLGERDCSLQRRHQKVLEEAPGPAITAEQRARIGKVCADAVAKIGYSGAGTIEFLFEDGEFYFIEMNTRLQVEHPVTEAIFGVDLVRQQIRVAAGLPMEFHQEDLVINGHSIEVRINAEKVPSFSPCPGKITQYHAPGGLGVRMDSALYQGYSIPPYYDSLIGKLIVHGRDRDEALARLSRALGELIVDGVDTTVPLFRDLLAEPDIQSGNYSIHWLERWLARHYA; encoded by the coding sequence ATGTTCGACAAGATCCTCATCGCCAACCGGGGCGAGATCGCGCTGCGCGTGATCCGCGCCTGCCGCGAGATGGGCATCGCATCGGTCGCGGTCCATTCGACCGCCGATGCCGACGCGATGCATGTCCGCATGGCAGACGAATCGGTCTGCATCGGTCCGCCGTCCTCGGCGCAGTCCTATCTGTCGATGCCGGCGCTGATTTCGGCCTGCGAGATCACGGGTGCGCAGGCGATCCACCCAGGCTACGGCTTCCTGTCCGAGAATGCGGGTTTCGTGCAGATGCTGGAAGATCACGGCATCACCTTCATCGGTCCGCGTGCCGAACACATCCGCATCATGGGCGACAAGATCACCGCCAAGGACACGATGAAGGCGCTTGGCGTCCCCTGCGTGCCCGGCAGCGACGGTGGCGTGAACGACGTGGAACAGGCCAAGGCGGTCGCGGCCCAGATCGGCTATCCGGTCATCATCAAGGCCACGGCGGGTGGCGGCGGTCGCGGCATGAAGGTCGCCGAGAACGAGGCGGGCCTTGAGGTCGCCTTCCGTACCGCGCGGTCCGAGGCCAAGGCAGCCTTCGGCAACCCCGACGTCTATCTGGAGAAATACCTCCAGCGGCCGCGCCACATCGAGATCCAGGTCTTCGGCGACGGCAAGGGCCGCGCCGTGCATCTGGGCGAACGCGACTGCTCGCTGCAGCGCCGCCACCAGAAGGTGCTGGAGGAGGCCCCCGGCCCCGCCATCACCGCCGAACAGCGCGCCCGGATCGGAAAGGTCTGCGCCGATGCCGTCGCAAAGATCGGCTATTCCGGCGCCGGCACGATCGAATTCCTGTTCGAGGACGGAGAGTTCTACTTCATCGAGATGAACACCCGCCTGCAGGTGGAACATCCGGTGACCGAGGCGATCTTCGGGGTCGATCTGGTGCGCCAGCAGATCCGCGTCGCCGCCGGCCTGCCGATGGAGTTCCACCAGGAGGACCTGGTGATCAACGGCCATTCGATCGAGGTGCGGATCAACGCCGAGAAGGTGCCCAGCTTCTCTCCCTGCCCCGGCAAGATCACCCAGTATCACGCCCCGGGCGGTCTGGGCGTGCGGATGGATTCGGCGCTGTATCAGGGCTATTCGATCCCGCCCTATTACGACAGCCTGATCGGCAAGCTGATCGTTCACGGTCGGGACCGGGACGAGGCGCTGGCCCGTCTGTCGCGCGCCTTGGGCGAACTGATCGTGGACGGGGTCGACACGACCGTGCCGCTGTTCCGTGATCTCCTGGCGGAACCGGACATCCAGTCGGGGAACTATTCGATCCACTGGCTGGAACGCTGGCTGGCCCGGCACTACGCGTAA
- the hisF gene encoding imidazole glycerol phosphate synthase subunit HisF — protein sequence MLKTRIIPCLDVADGRVVKGVNFVDLVDAGDPVEAARAYDAAGADEICFLDIHATHENRGTMFDLVTRTAEQCFVPLTVGGGVRTHNDVRALLLAGADKVSFNSAAVADPDVVAAAADRFGSQCIVVAIDAKTVEDGRWEIFTHGGRKPTGIDAVEFARLVEAKGAGEILLTSMDRDGTRSGFNLPLTRAIADAVNVPVIASGGVGTLDHLVEGVTEGHASAVLAASIFHFGTHTIAEAKAHMAAAGIPMRLT from the coding sequence ATGCTCAAGACCCGGATCATTCCCTGCCTGGACGTCGCCGACGGGCGCGTGGTCAAGGGCGTGAACTTCGTCGACCTGGTCGATGCCGGCGACCCGGTCGAGGCCGCACGCGCCTATGACGCCGCCGGCGCGGACGAGATCTGCTTTCTGGACATTCATGCCACGCATGAAAATCGCGGCACCATGTTCGATCTGGTGACCCGGACGGCGGAACAATGCTTTGTCCCGCTGACCGTGGGCGGTGGCGTGCGCACGCACAACGACGTGCGGGCGCTGCTTCTGGCTGGGGCCGACAAGGTCAGCTTCAACTCCGCGGCCGTGGCCGACCCGGATGTGGTGGCCGCCGCCGCCGACCGGTTCGGCAGCCAGTGCATCGTCGTGGCGATCGACGCGAAGACCGTGGAGGACGGCCGGTGGGAGATCTTCACCCATGGCGGCCGCAAGCCAACCGGTATCGACGCGGTGGAGTTCGCGCGACTGGTCGAAGCCAAGGGCGCAGGAGAGATCCTGCTGACCTCGATGGACCGGGACGGGACGCGGTCGGGGTTCAACCTGCCGCTGACGCGGGCCATCGCCGATGCGGTGAACGTTCCGGTCATCGCATCCGGCGGCGTCGGCACGCTGGACCACCTGGTCGAGGGCGTGACCGAAGGTCATGCCAGCGCCGTTCTGGCCGCCAGCATCTTCCATTTCGGCACGCATACCATCGCCGAGGCCAAGGCCCACATGGCCGCCGCCGGCATTCCCATGAGGCTGACATGA